The Castanea sativa cultivar Marrone di Chiusa Pesio chromosome 11, ASM4071231v1 genome contains a region encoding:
- the LOC142614880 gene encoding auxin-responsive protein SAUR71-like translates to MKKLISKLSRVADSSQYCLLRSADTRRVASSHAPQQQQQQQHPSSRRTSSFRAKLSRRGSSKSSSSVVPEGHVPVYVGDEMERFVISAELLNHPVFVNLLNKSAQEYGYDQKGALRIPCHVLVFERVLEALRLGHDHSRELLDLLNSLSSSEDYY, encoded by the coding sequence atgaaaaaattaatcAGCAAACTCTCCCGTGTCGCCGACTCATCCCAGTACTGCCTCCTCCGCTCCGCCGACACGCGCCGTGTCGCCTCCTCTCACGCtccccaacaacaacaacaacaacaacacccaTCTTCACGCAGAACCAGCTCGTTCCGAGCCAAGCTGAGCCGCCGCGGCTCCTCCAAGTCCTCCTCCTCCGTGGTCCCGGAAGGACACGTGCCGGTCTACGTGGGAGACGAGATGGAGCGTTTCGTAATCTCGGCCGAGCTCCTCAACCACCCGGTTTTCGTCAATCTGCTCAACAAATCGGCCCAAGAATACGGATACGACCAAAAAGGCGCCCTCCGTATCCCGTGTCACGTGCTCGTATTCGAACGTGTCCTCGAGGCTCTTCGTCTCGGACACGACCACTCTCGTGAACTCCTTGACCTCCTCAATTCCTTGTCTTCCTCCGAGGATTACTACTAA